The following coding sequences lie in one bacterium genomic window:
- a CDS encoding TrkA family potassium uptake protein, which produces MSTSKKKKNGKAAAKQDLDWFKFDDWLKTVRPLSTRMESKKRRAFAVLGLGNFGQHVAEALIRARMEVLAIDSNPERTEEMSEMVTQSITADVTDVKALKAAGVDGVDSAIVSIGESIEASVMAVMILKELGVPEVIAKATNLLHAKVLDKVGADRVVFPEREAAIDLVGELTAVSVLNYFQLAEGISVVEVPVPDDLVGKTLRETELRNKFNVNVIALKHRKLELDKEGVGHEESYYDVLVTADHEVGKDDTLVIVGRDEDLKKLDRLHE; this is translated from the coding sequence ATGAGTACATCCAAAAAAAAGAAGAACGGAAAAGCAGCAGCCAAACAAGATCTGGATTGGTTTAAATTTGATGATTGGTTGAAAACCGTGCGGCCGCTTTCAACGCGTATGGAGTCAAAAAAGCGCCGGGCATTTGCCGTATTGGGGCTGGGCAATTTTGGCCAGCACGTCGCCGAGGCGCTGATTCGGGCACGTATGGAAGTCCTGGCGATTGACAGCAACCCGGAACGGACAGAGGAAATGTCCGAGATGGTTACCCAGTCGATTACAGCGGACGTGACGGATGTTAAGGCGCTTAAGGCAGCGGGTGTGGATGGCGTGGATTCGGCGATTGTTTCGATCGGAGAAAGCATCGAAGCTTCGGTCATGGCGGTCATGATTTTAAAGGAACTGGGTGTGCCCGAGGTCATTGCCAAGGCCACCAATCTGTTGCATGCAAAAGTCCTGGACAAAGTCGGCGCCGATCGGGTGGTTTTTCCTGAACGGGAAGCGGCCATTGATCTGGTGGGCGAGTTGACGGCAGTCAGTGTTTTGAACTATTTTCAATTGGCTGAAGGTATTTCAGTGGTCGAGGTCCCGGTGCCGGATGATTTAGTGGGCAAGACTTTGCGCGAGACAGAGTTGCGTAATAAATTTAATGTCAATGTTATTGCCCTGAAGCACCGTAAGCTTGAACTTGACAAAGAAGGTGTCGGGCATGAGGAATCCTATTATGATGTTCTGGTCACGGCAGATCACGAAGTCGGCAAGGATGATACACTGGTCATTGTTGGCCGTGACGAGGATTTGAAAAAGCTCGACCGCCTTCATGAGTAG